A region of Shewanella psychromarinicola DNA encodes the following proteins:
- a CDS encoding cytochrome c/FTR1 family iron permease has translation MNTFLSSITLWRQQLTSSVFNKCLLIVISSVFSTSLWAQSPAVTSQEISPETSQDRLKQTRQILQLAEYIGVDYSEAISAGEINNADEFAEMQQFASIIIEKTSLLANDKPNSLMTDALQLQQAIADKSSLDVIQQFSQKIRKQLLSQSPALVLPSQLIAKDNVKQLFIENCSSCHGDLGQGNGPLAKSLSPQPTNFTDQERALNRSLLGLFDAISDGLDGSAMRAFSELNDQQRWSLTFYVGSLAFEPTAVTTKHIKQDANIELQQWVNSNPTQLLQQNVGIDRSQLERLRSQPELLFQHAESPISVTRTNLQAAVKAYQANELAQAQTLAVSAYLDGFELIENNLDAHDSGLRKSIETKLLNFRNLLKTTGQNTLVNQQLSSILTQLNQADTVLTGQSLSNNAMFSAALIILLREGLEALLVIIALMTVLIKTERHDAIKFVHFGWISALAAGVLTWWAADNLISISGASREVMEGGAALLAALVLFYVGYWMHSKTQGSKWQSYLKKNVDRHLNTGTLWGLTGLAFISVYREVFETILFYQSLLTQAIGSASSNEQVTYLAYGLLTGMAILAVIAWLMMRYSVKLPLARFFAVSSYFMLILAFILAGKGISALQEAAIINLTPFPVDVSISWLGIASTWQGLTTQMVIVVLFSFLVIRNREAK, from the coding sequence TTGAATACTTTCTTAAGCAGCATCACGTTATGGCGACAACAGCTTACATCTTCAGTCTTCAATAAGTGCCTACTAATTGTCATTAGTTCGGTGTTTTCAACCTCATTATGGGCGCAAAGTCCGGCAGTCACGTCACAAGAGATATCACCAGAGACATCTCAAGATCGCCTAAAACAAACACGACAAATTCTCCAATTAGCGGAATACATTGGTGTGGATTATTCTGAAGCCATCAGCGCAGGAGAAATTAATAATGCCGATGAGTTTGCTGAAATGCAGCAATTCGCCAGTATCATCATAGAAAAAACCAGCCTGCTCGCTAATGATAAGCCAAATTCGTTAATGACAGATGCACTTCAATTACAACAAGCCATAGCAGACAAATCATCACTGGATGTTATTCAACAGTTTAGTCAAAAAATTCGCAAACAGTTACTAAGCCAGTCTCCCGCCTTAGTACTGCCATCACAGCTGATAGCCAAAGATAATGTTAAGCAACTGTTTATTGAAAATTGCTCAAGCTGTCATGGTGATTTAGGCCAAGGGAATGGGCCACTCGCTAAATCCTTATCACCTCAGCCGACTAATTTTACTGACCAAGAACGGGCATTAAATCGTTCGTTATTGGGACTTTTTGATGCGATTTCTGATGGCTTAGATGGCAGTGCTATGCGTGCTTTTAGTGAGTTAAATGATCAACAGCGTTGGTCTCTGACTTTCTATGTTGGCAGCTTAGCTTTTGAGCCAACGGCTGTCACAACGAAGCACATTAAGCAAGATGCTAATATTGAATTACAACAATGGGTCAATAGTAATCCAACACAATTACTTCAGCAAAATGTCGGCATTGATCGCAGTCAACTAGAACGATTACGCTCACAACCTGAGTTGCTATTCCAACATGCAGAGTCACCTATTTCGGTAACGCGCACAAACTTGCAGGCAGCAGTAAAAGCCTATCAAGCTAATGAATTAGCACAAGCACAAACCTTGGCGGTAAGTGCTTACTTAGATGGTTTTGAATTAATTGAAAACAATTTAGATGCTCACGACAGTGGTCTGCGTAAATCAATCGAAACCAAGCTGCTTAATTTTAGAAACTTATTGAAAACAACAGGTCAAAACACGCTGGTAAATCAACAGTTGAGCAGCATACTGACACAGCTCAATCAAGCCGACACTGTCTTAACCGGACAATCACTATCAAATAACGCTATGTTTTCGGCGGCGTTAATTATCCTGTTACGCGAAGGCTTAGAAGCCCTATTGGTGATCATTGCCTTAATGACAGTGTTAATCAAAACCGAACGTCATGACGCTATTAAATTTGTTCATTTTGGTTGGATATCTGCATTAGCCGCTGGCGTATTAACCTGGTGGGCGGCAGATAACCTCATCAGCATTAGCGGTGCATCTCGGGAGGTAATGGAAGGTGGTGCAGCACTGTTAGCCGCGTTAGTACTGTTTTATGTAGGCTATTGGATGCACAGTAAAACTCAAGGTTCAAAATGGCAAAGTTACCTTAAAAAGAATGTCGATCGTCATTTAAACACCGGAACCTTATGGGGACTGACTGGATTGGCCTTTATTTCGGTATATCGAGAAGTATTTGAAACCATTTTATTCTATCAATCGTTACTGACACAAGCCATTGGATCCGCCAGCAGTAATGAGCAGGTCACTTATTTGGCCTACGGTTTGTTAACTGGCATGGCCATTTTGGCTGTTATTGCTTGGTTAATGATGCGATATTCGGTGAAATTACCCTTGGCACGCTTTTTTGCCGTCAGCTCTTACTTCATGCTTATTTTAGCGTTTATCTTGGCAGGAAAAGGGATTTCAGCGTTACAAGAAGCTGCCATCATTAACCTGACACCTTTCCCTGTTGATGTGTCGATTAGCTGGTTAGGCATAGCCTCAACGTGGCAAGGGTTAACCACACAAATGGTAATTGTAGTGTTATTTAGCTTTTTGGTTATTCGTAATCGTGAGGCTAAATAA
- a CDS encoding TonB-dependent receptor: MAAEDTSIEVIHVSGKTINDQGLSPKNTTVDGPFGDGIALKDIARSVTPITSEMIDQLNITDLSDIQKVSPNSYSASGFGASSLPTIRGQLGELYQDGVRRQAGNNGFGVPMSFNAVDQIDVVKGAPPVLLGTSQRNGGFVNIHSKVAPTDEQFTKLTLSGGSWDHYRAQIDVGTDIVANQSGVRLSAEHIDNGSYYDYSGFKSDSIFVAFRFLPDDVSTWDINVEYYDVEFTDNAGINRPTQALIDNGLYVTGQGVQPNGSTIAGANAIVSPTGLVEIDRSQVLTDPDNINDAQTLLLHSTYVRKLSNKATLKNITYYQHLEREEIAQNSFVEIIDGADTAQNRVELAYEWNDAQSTITAVDIRYNKVLGYSQFTTEADLPIDLTGPIENRRIPLTAEQQARLVELRPGVFVSPGAQYDTNADGSGDFSLSDTTDSTSWQTGLAIQHNSQWTDKFSTSVGYRADFYNVDARDAIAPQEQVAASDSISEMLESGQISLSYRITDDITTYASASYNESTSNSMAGGTTLGANNQISSQNFATENTLTEIGIKYSPTDSAWYIDGAVFDQKRSLRNRDGSNTGVRTKGFEAQAFYDADPFWLSAGYSYLDARYDDSASSQDTVQVADTFDNSRPDIIQGTGIGAPNFASFAPSDRRVQGLPEQTFTINGGMSITEKWKAGFSGLYTKSYPLDYLATVYIRDQYTLNINTRYDFSEQTSLRLDVNNITNQQNWRPVFEGGYFGSTLVFPELPVNATLTLQHSF, from the coding sequence ATGGCGGCTGAAGACACGTCAATAGAAGTCATTCACGTTTCAGGTAAAACGATTAATGACCAAGGATTATCACCTAAAAACACCACGGTAGATGGCCCATTTGGCGATGGCATAGCACTTAAAGATATTGCCCGCTCTGTTACCCCCATCACAAGTGAGATGATTGACCAGCTTAATATTACTGACTTATCAGACATTCAAAAGGTCAGCCCTAATAGCTATTCTGCCAGTGGTTTTGGTGCATCAAGTTTGCCAACAATTCGCGGCCAATTAGGTGAGTTATATCAAGATGGTGTGCGTCGCCAAGCGGGCAACAATGGCTTTGGTGTACCTATGTCATTTAACGCAGTCGACCAAATTGATGTGGTAAAAGGTGCGCCGCCAGTGCTATTAGGCACCAGCCAACGTAATGGTGGATTTGTTAACATACATTCTAAAGTCGCGCCTACTGACGAGCAATTTACTAAGCTCACCCTCTCTGGCGGCAGTTGGGATCATTACCGAGCTCAAATAGATGTTGGCACCGACATTGTCGCCAACCAAAGCGGTGTTCGCTTAAGTGCAGAACATATCGATAATGGCAGCTACTACGATTATTCAGGCTTTAAAAGCGACAGTATTTTTGTCGCATTTAGATTTTTGCCGGACGATGTCAGCACGTGGGACATTAATGTCGAATACTATGATGTTGAGTTTACCGATAACGCGGGGATTAACCGTCCGACTCAAGCATTAATCGATAACGGTTTATACGTGACTGGCCAAGGTGTACAGCCTAATGGCAGTACTATTGCTGGCGCCAATGCCATCGTATCGCCTACCGGGTTAGTTGAGATAGATCGCAGCCAAGTATTAACCGATCCCGACAATATCAATGACGCGCAAACCTTGTTACTCCACAGTACTTATGTGCGTAAACTAAGTAATAAGGCCACGCTTAAAAACATCACTTATTATCAACACTTAGAGCGTGAAGAAATTGCTCAAAACAGTTTTGTTGAAATCATTGATGGTGCAGATACCGCTCAAAACAGAGTGGAACTGGCTTATGAGTGGAATGACGCCCAAAGCACCATTACTGCGGTCGATATTCGCTACAACAAGGTGTTAGGTTACAGCCAATTTACCACCGAGGCTGACTTACCTATCGACTTAACCGGTCCAATTGAAAACCGCCGTATTCCACTTACTGCTGAGCAGCAAGCAAGGCTAGTTGAACTGCGCCCTGGTGTGTTTGTGTCACCTGGCGCCCAATACGATACCAATGCAGATGGCAGTGGCGATTTTTCATTATCTGACACCACTGACTCAACCAGTTGGCAAACGGGTCTAGCCATTCAACATAACAGCCAATGGACCGATAAGTTCTCAACCAGCGTAGGTTATCGTGCCGATTTTTATAATGTAGATGCGCGCGATGCCATTGCCCCCCAAGAACAAGTTGCAGCCAGCGATTCGATAAGTGAAATGCTTGAATCTGGGCAAATCAGTTTGAGCTATCGCATTACTGACGATATCACCACCTATGCAAGCGCCAGTTATAACGAATCAACCTCAAATAGCATGGCAGGCGGCACGACGTTAGGCGCTAATAACCAGATTAGTAGCCAAAATTTTGCCACCGAAAATACCCTTACTGAAATTGGCATTAAATATTCACCCACTGACAGTGCTTGGTATATCGACGGGGCAGTGTTTGACCAAAAACGCAGTCTGCGAAATCGTGACGGCAGCAACACAGGCGTTCGCACTAAAGGTTTTGAAGCCCAAGCCTTTTATGATGCCGACCCATTTTGGTTAAGCGCGGGCTACAGTTATTTAGACGCTCGTTATGATGATTCAGCCAGTAGCCAAGATACGGTACAAGTGGCCGATACCTTTGATAACTCGCGTCCCGATATCATTCAAGGCACAGGTATTGGCGCACCAAACTTCGCTTCATTTGCACCGTCTGACCGCCGTGTACAAGGCTTACCTGAACAAACGTTCACAATTAATGGCGGAATGTCCATTACTGAGAAATGGAAAGCCGGTTTCTCCGGTCTATATACCAAGAGTTACCCATTGGATTATTTAGCGACTGTGTATATTCGCGATCAGTACACGCTAAATATCAACACTCGCTATGACTTTAGCGAGCAAACAAGTTTAAGGCTAGACGTGAATAACATTACTAATCAACAGAACTGGCGCCCAGTATTTGAAGGCGGTTATTTCGGTTCGACCTTGGTTTTCCCTGAATTACCGGTTAACGCCACACTTACCTTACAGCATTCATTTTAA
- a CDS encoding FAD-dependent oxidoreductase, with protein sequence MFKKIVLLLIATILVGLFFYFDLHQLLTLDGLKGSMNDFDQLREQSPLLVIGGFFLLYVAVTALSLPGAAILTIASGALFGIVEGLIIASFASSIGALLAFLVSRYLLRDTIKQRFPERLAAIDAGIEREGGFYLFTLRLVPIFPFFVINLLMGVTGFKSWTFYWVSQVGMFLGTFVYVNAGTQLAQIDSLANILSFNLIVSFALLGLFPLIAKAIVNMIKKRRVYSNWTKPAKFDRNMIVIGAGAGGLVTSYIAAAVKAKVTLIEAGEMGGDCLNYGCVPSKAIIKSAKIAQQIRNAHHYGLEDITPEFSFKKVMARVHQVVADIAPHDSVERYTNLGVDVVKGYAKLVDPWTVEISYPDGNTSRLTARSIVIATGARPFVPPLPGIEEVGYVTSDTLWDEFAKLDSAPQKLVVLGGGPIGSELAQSFARLGSKVTQIEMADRIMIKEDLEVSEFATQALQKSGVNILTSHQALRCELRDDKKFIIVKHQEQELAIEYDELLCAVGRSARLDGYGLEALGIETNRTIVTNEYLETLYPNIYAAGDIVGPYQFTHVAAHQGWYAAVNALFGQFKKFKVDYRVIPWTTFIDPEVARVGINEYEAKQQGIDYEVTRFDFAELDRAITDSATDGFIKVITPKGKDKILGVTIVSEHAGDLIAEFVLAMKHGLGLNKILGTIHSYPTWAEGNKSAAGEWKRNHAPETVLGWLEKYHTWRRG encoded by the coding sequence ATGTTTAAAAAAATTGTTTTATTACTCATTGCCACAATATTAGTGGGTCTGTTTTTCTATTTTGACCTACATCAGTTACTGACCCTAGATGGCTTAAAAGGCTCAATGAATGATTTCGACCAATTGCGCGAGCAATCGCCGCTGCTGGTTATTGGCGGGTTCTTTTTACTGTATGTTGCAGTGACGGCATTGTCTCTACCTGGTGCAGCCATTCTCACCATTGCCTCAGGCGCACTATTTGGCATAGTTGAAGGATTAATTATTGCCTCATTTGCCTCAAGTATTGGTGCATTACTGGCATTTTTAGTGTCACGTTACTTGCTACGAGATACCATCAAGCAGCGCTTTCCTGAACGTTTAGCGGCCATTGATGCCGGCATTGAAAGAGAAGGTGGCTTTTATTTATTCACCTTACGCTTAGTGCCTATATTCCCGTTCTTCGTGATTAACTTGTTGATGGGCGTCACCGGGTTTAAATCGTGGACCTTTTACTGGGTTAGCCAAGTCGGTATGTTTTTGGGCACCTTTGTGTATGTTAATGCCGGAACTCAACTGGCACAAATTGACAGTTTAGCGAACATTTTATCATTTAACCTGATTGTGTCATTTGCACTATTAGGTTTATTCCCACTGATTGCTAAGGCGATTGTTAATATGATCAAAAAACGCCGCGTATACAGCAACTGGACCAAGCCCGCCAAATTTGATCGCAACATGATTGTGATTGGCGCCGGCGCAGGAGGTCTTGTCACCAGCTACATTGCCGCTGCAGTGAAAGCCAAAGTCACCTTAATTGAAGCCGGTGAAATGGGCGGTGATTGCTTAAACTATGGCTGTGTGCCGAGTAAAGCGATCATTAAAAGCGCCAAGATAGCCCAGCAGATAAGAAACGCCCATCATTATGGTTTAGAAGACATCACCCCTGAGTTTTCGTTTAAAAAAGTCATGGCACGCGTGCATCAAGTCGTGGCCGATATTGCCCCACACGACAGCGTTGAGCGTTACACCAATTTAGGTGTCGACGTAGTAAAAGGCTATGCTAAATTAGTCGACCCATGGACCGTAGAAATTAGCTACCCAGACGGCAACACCAGCCGCTTAACCGCGCGCAGTATTGTGATTGCCACGGGTGCTCGTCCGTTTGTGCCGCCGTTACCTGGCATTGAAGAAGTCGGCTATGTCACCAGCGATACTTTATGGGATGAATTTGCCAAACTCGATAGCGCACCACAAAAATTAGTGGTCCTCGGCGGCGGTCCAATTGGATCTGAACTGGCCCAAAGTTTTGCCCGTTTAGGATCCAAAGTGACTCAAATTGAAATGGCCGATCGCATCATGATCAAAGAAGATCTTGAAGTGTCTGAATTTGCCACCCAAGCGCTGCAAAAAAGTGGCGTCAACATTTTAACCTCGCACCAAGCGCTGCGTTGTGAGCTGCGTGATGATAAAAAATTCATTATCGTCAAGCATCAAGAGCAAGAACTGGCAATCGAATACGATGAGCTTCTGTGCGCCGTCGGTCGCAGTGCCCGCTTAGACGGTTACGGTTTAGAAGCATTAGGCATCGAAACCAATCGCACCATTGTTACTAATGAATATTTAGAAACCTTATACCCCAACATTTACGCTGCAGGCGACATTGTTGGCCCGTACCAATTTACCCATGTGGCCGCTCATCAAGGCTGGTATGCCGCAGTGAATGCGTTATTTGGTCAATTTAAAAAGTTTAAAGTCGATTATCGCGTCATCCCATGGACCACCTTTATCGACCCAGAAGTAGCCCGTGTCGGTATTAACGAATACGAAGCCAAGCAGCAAGGCATTGATTACGAAGTCACTCGGTTTGACTTTGCCGAATTAGACCGAGCCATTACCGACAGTGCGACCGACGGTTTTATTAAGGTGATCACCCCTAAAGGCAAGGACAAAATCTTAGGCGTTACCATTGTCTCGGAGCATGCTGGTGACTTAATTGCTGAGTTTGTATTAGCAATGAAACACGGATTAGGACTCAATAAAATTTTAGGCACCATTCACAGCTACCCGACTTGGGCTGAAGGTAACAAATCCGCCGCCGGTGAATGGAAGCGTAACCACGCGCCAGAAACAGTGCTGGGCTGGTTAGAAAAATACCACACATGGCGTCGTGGTTAA
- a CDS encoding FAD-dependent oxidoreductase has protein sequence MSNDFQFIEVGRVDPIKHEAKKRATQFIEIYQPYTQPEVKQQADRCLDCGNPYCEWKCPLHNYIPNWLKLAEEGRIMEAADLVHETNTLPEICGRVCPQDRLCEGACTLNDDFGAVTIGSVEKYITDTAISQGWRPDMTKVTPRTERVAIIGAGPAGLGCADVLARNGVQAVVYDKYPQIGGLLTYGIPSFKLDKEVMATRRSVLEGMGIKFKLGITVGKDVSFQSLLDEYDSVFLGMGTYTAMKAKLPNEEAQGVIQALPYLVGNTHHIMGTQDDATPYLSLEGKNVVVLGGGDTAMDCLRTAVRQGAKSVTCAYRRDEANMPGSRREVKNAREEGVNFLFNRQPVAIKAENGHVVGIECVETKMGEADASGRQRAEIIAGSEQVLATDALIIAFGFQASPASWFSEFGIETNEWGLVKANKTDDNPFQTTNAKVFAGGDMVRGSDLVVTAIAEGRDAALGILNYLN, from the coding sequence ATGAGCAATGACTTTCAATTTATCGAAGTGGGTCGAGTAGACCCCATTAAACATGAAGCAAAAAAACGTGCTACACAATTTATTGAAATTTATCAGCCGTATACGCAACCTGAAGTCAAGCAACAAGCAGACCGTTGTCTTGACTGTGGTAACCCTTATTGTGAATGGAAATGCCCACTGCATAACTACATTCCAAACTGGTTAAAACTGGCAGAAGAAGGTCGCATTATGGAAGCGGCAGACTTGGTACATGAGACCAATACTCTGCCAGAAATTTGTGGACGAGTGTGTCCACAAGACCGTTTATGTGAAGGTGCCTGTACCTTAAACGATGACTTTGGTGCTGTCACTATTGGTAGTGTTGAAAAATACATTACCGATACCGCTATCTCGCAAGGATGGCGCCCCGACATGACCAAGGTGACACCACGCACAGAGCGTGTTGCCATTATTGGAGCCGGTCCTGCAGGTCTTGGTTGTGCTGATGTGTTGGCTCGCAATGGCGTGCAAGCAGTGGTATATGATAAATATCCTCAAATTGGGGGGTTGCTTACTTATGGCATCCCTTCTTTTAAGCTTGATAAAGAGGTTATGGCGACTCGCCGTTCAGTACTTGAAGGCATGGGGATTAAATTTAAATTGGGGATTACCGTTGGTAAAGATGTGAGCTTTCAGAGTCTATTAGACGAATACGATTCTGTCTTTCTTGGTATGGGTACCTACACAGCCATGAAAGCGAAACTGCCCAATGAAGAAGCGCAAGGCGTGATCCAAGCGCTGCCATATCTTGTCGGTAATACGCATCATATTATGGGCACTCAAGACGACGCTACACCGTATTTAAGCCTTGAAGGTAAAAATGTGGTTGTATTGGGCGGCGGTGATACTGCGATGGATTGTTTACGTACCGCAGTGCGCCAAGGTGCTAAAAGTGTCACATGTGCTTATCGTCGTGACGAAGCCAACATGCCCGGTTCACGTCGTGAAGTAAAAAATGCCCGCGAAGAAGGGGTCAATTTCTTATTTAATCGTCAACCTGTGGCAATTAAAGCTGAAAATGGTCATGTGGTCGGTATTGAGTGCGTTGAAACCAAAATGGGCGAAGCTGATGCCAGCGGACGTCAACGCGCTGAAATCATTGCAGGTAGTGAGCAAGTATTAGCAACCGATGCGCTGATCATTGCCTTTGGCTTCCAAGCGAGTCCTGCATCTTGGTTTAGTGAGTTTGGTATCGAAACCAACGAATGGGGATTAGTTAAAGCTAATAAAACAGATGATAATCCTTTCCAAACCACGAATGCTAAAGTGTTTGCCGGTGGTGATATGGTGCGGGGTTCTGACTTAGTTGTTACAGCAATAGCTGAAGGCCGAGACGCTGCATTAGGTATTTTAAATTATTTAAATTAA
- a CDS encoding flagellar brake protein: MELFIEIHFANGKTVQSRSSMIGYQLERFILIEYPNKGFSEAYQYMLANAEIVVRAITNSGFKDIIAFKSTILSVVNHPIKMLCLSVPKAITKKKVRDQPRVNIEQAVFVIHNESKVSATMVDFSFSGCLLTLDANAVSIEQGEQMHVAISINTDLSGILTGSAVKIQHVDGKLHVGIKFSDEHPELTDNIFSYCLVNSTKKS; the protein is encoded by the coding sequence ATGGAATTATTCATTGAGATTCATTTTGCCAATGGTAAAACCGTGCAATCACGTTCGAGCATGATTGGATATCAACTGGAGCGTTTTATCTTGATTGAGTATCCAAATAAAGGTTTTTCTGAGGCTTATCAGTACATGCTAGCTAACGCTGAAATTGTTGTCAGAGCGATAACTAATAGTGGCTTTAAAGACATTATTGCTTTTAAGTCGACCATATTATCTGTGGTAAATCATCCGATTAAAATGTTGTGTCTTAGTGTGCCCAAAGCCATCACCAAGAAAAAGGTCAGAGATCAGCCCAGAGTCAATATAGAGCAAGCCGTGTTTGTTATTCACAACGAGAGTAAAGTTAGCGCTACCATGGTTGATTTTTCATTTTCGGGTTGTTTACTGACATTAGATGCTAACGCCGTGAGTATTGAGCAGGGCGAGCAAATGCATGTGGCTATTTCGATTAATACTGATCTTTCTGGCATCTTAACTGGCAGTGCGGTTAAAATTCAACATGTCGACGGTAAACTGCATGTTGGGATTAAATTCTCAGATGAACATCCTGAGTTAACCGACAATATTTTCAGTTATTGTTTGGTGAATTCGACCAAAAAATCGTGA